The window CGTGGCCGAGGCGGACTACCTCACGTTCACCTCCAGCTCCACAGTGAGCAGCTTCCTCGGCGCGCTCGGGGCGCCCGGACGGCTGCCGGACCGCGCCCGCGTGGTGTCGATCGGGCCGGTGACGAGCGCGACGGCGCGCGAGCACGGCCTCGAGGTGCACGTCGAAGCCGAGCGCCACGACATCGAAGGCCTGGTGACCGCCCTGCTCGCCGACGCCGGGGCTGCCGCACCCCGAGGAGCGCGGGCATGAGCCGGCCCGTGGTCACGCTCCTCACCGACTACGGGCACGAGGACGACTTCGTGGGGGTCTGCCACGGCGTGATCCTCGGCATCTGCCCCGGCGCGGCGGTGGTGGACGTCACGCACGGCATCCCGCGCCACAGCGTCCGGCATGGCGCCCTGGTCATGCGCAACACCCTGCCCTACCTCCCGCGCGGCGTGCACGTGGCGATCGTGGACCCGCAGGTGGGCACCGAGCGCCGGGCCCTGGCCGTGCGCACCGGCGACGGGCGCCTGCTCGTGGGGCCCGACAACGGCGTGCTGAGCCTGGCGTGGCAGCGCGCGGGAGGGGCGGCGGAGGCCATCGACGTGACCCGCTCCCCGCACCGGCTGGAGCCCGTCTCGGCAACCTTCCACGGGCGCGACGTGTTCGCGCCGGTCGCGGCCCACCTCGCCTCCGGTGAGGAGCTCCGCGAGGCGGGCGAGCCGCTCGGGGTGGAGGAGCTCGAGCTGCTGGAGCTGCCGCGTCCACGCCTGACGGACGACGGGCTGGTGGCCCACGCGCTGCTCACCGACCGCTTCGGCAACGTGGCCCTGGACGCCGGCCACGAAGAGCTGGCGGGCAGCGGCATCAGGCTCGGCCAGGGCGTCGAGGTCGAGGTGGCCGGCGAGCGCTACCTCGCCACCTTCGCCCAGACGTTCGCCGACGTGCGCCCGGGCGACGTCCTGCTCTACGAGGACTCCTACCGCACGCTCGCGATCGCGCTCAACCGCGGCGACGCCGCGGCCACCCTGCAGATAGGCATGGACGCGGAGATCCGGCTGCGGCCGCGATGAGCCGCGCCCTCGGGCGCCCGCGCGTCCACCACCGTCTCACCGACTCCACCAACGAGCGGGCCAAGGTCCTGGCCGCGGCCTCGGCGCCGCACGGCACCCTCGTCACGGCCGGCGAGCAGAGCGCGGGACGCGGGCGCCAGGGACGCTCGTGGGTGGCGCCCGCCGGCCGGTCGCTTCTGATGTCGCTGGTCCTGCGCGACCTCGACGAGGCCGACGCCGCGCTGCCGCTGGCCGCCGCCGTGGCGGTGTGCGAGGCCTGCGAGGCGGTCGCTCCCGTGCGCTGTGCGATCAAGTGGCCCAACGACGTCTGGATCGAGCGGCGCAAGGTCGCGGGGATCCTGGTGGAGGGGCGGCCTCAGGACGGCTGGGCGGTGCTGGGCATCGGCCTGAACGTGTCCACCGCGGCCGAGGACTTTCCGGCGGAGCTGCGCGGGATCGCCACCTCGCTCGGAATCGATGCGCCCGCGGACGCTGTGCTCGAGCCTCTGCTCGCCCGTTTGGCCACCCGGCTGGCAGACGACCCGAGGGCCGTGCTCGCCGCCTGGCGCGAGCGCGACACCCTCCGCGGCGAGACCGTGCGCTGGGCAGCCGGCGAGGGCACGGCAGCCGGGATCACCGACGGGGGGGCTCTGGTGGTGGAGACCGCCCGCGGTCTCGTGGAGCTCGGCGCGGGCGAGGTGCACCTGCTGCGCTGACGCCCCGCTACGGCGCGGGCGCGTGCGTGATCCCCCGTTCGGGTAGGTTCATGGCCTCATGACCTCCGCGCCGTCGACCGTCCTGCTGCGGTGCTCGGCGTGCGGCCACGAGACGGTGCCCTCGCTCTTCTACCGCGGTCCCGGCCAGCATCGCTGCCGCGACTGCGGTTGCAAGCTCGTGCTCGCCCCGGGCGTCCCGGAGCGCCGCAGCGGCGAGGACCGCCGGCGCCGCAGGGTGCCCGGCCGCTGGCCCGACTGGCGCAGCGGCCCGGATCGGCGCGAGGCGGCGTAGGGGCGGCCGGCGCTCAGGCCGCGGCGGTCTCGTCCAGGTCCTGGTCGTCGTTCTCGCCGTCGAGGGCCTCGACGGCCTCGTCCACGGCGTCGTCGACATC of the Thermoleophilaceae bacterium genome contains:
- a CDS encoding SAM-dependent chlorinase/fluorinase codes for the protein MSRPVVTLLTDYGHEDDFVGVCHGVILGICPGAAVVDVTHGIPRHSVRHGALVMRNTLPYLPRGVHVAIVDPQVGTERRALAVRTGDGRLLVGPDNGVLSLAWQRAGGAAEAIDVTRSPHRLEPVSATFHGRDVFAPVAAHLASGEELREAGEPLGVEELELLELPRPRLTDDGLVAHALLTDRFGNVALDAGHEELAGSGIRLGQGVEVEVAGERYLATFAQTFADVRPGDVLLYEDSYRTLAIALNRGDAAATLQIGMDAEIRLRPR
- a CDS encoding biotin--[acetyl-CoA-carboxylase] ligase codes for the protein MSRALGRPRVHHRLTDSTNERAKVLAAASAPHGTLVTAGEQSAGRGRQGRSWVAPAGRSLLMSLVLRDLDEADAALPLAAAVAVCEACEAVAPVRCAIKWPNDVWIERRKVAGILVEGRPQDGWAVLGIGLNVSTAAEDFPAELRGIATSLGIDAPADAVLEPLLARLATRLADDPRAVLAAWRERDTLRGETVRWAAGEGTAAGITDGGALVVETARGLVELGAGEVHLLR